In the Rhinoraja longicauda isolate Sanriku21f chromosome 40, sRhiLon1.1, whole genome shotgun sequence genome, one interval contains:
- the LOC144611391 gene encoding arf-GAP with dual PH domain-containing protein 1-like, translated as MGEAAAPPAAPPKGSPRTLPLQDAFARGEVFIGSGDNGYTVKEGLPPGTPGSGSWQYGITIVTPDRDFLFICETERQRQEWMSVFNGVMAQQMSPQEYTVEAYFKHRR; from the exons AtgggtgaggcagcggctccacccgcAGCGCCACCTAAAGGCTCTCCGCGGACATTACCTTTGCAGGACGCGTTTGCCCGGGGTGAGGTGTTCATCGGCAGCGGCGACAATGGGTACACGGTGAAGGAGGGTCTGCCGCCGGGCACGCCGGGCAGCGGCTCCTGGCAATACGGCATCACCATAGTAACCCCCGACCGCGACTTCCTCTTCATCTGCGAGACCGAGCGACAGAGGCAGGAATGGATGTCCGTGTTCAACGGGGTGATGGCCCAGCAGATGTCACCACAGGAATACACAG TGGAAGCCTACTTCAAGCACAGACGGTAG